One Flavobacteriales bacterium DNA segment encodes these proteins:
- the coaD gene encoding pantetheine-phosphate adenylyltransferase, whose protein sequence is MSKKIAVFPGSFSPFTKGHESIVLRALPLFDEIIISIGINSAKNDYFSIDERVQWAESVFKNYDNIKVERYEGLTIDHCLKMGAKYILRGLRNSHDFKYEKGIAQMNHSMENGIETIFIITEPKYSHISSTIVRDIIKNGGDVSQFLPKDISL, encoded by the coding sequence ATGAGTAAGAAAATCGCTGTTTTCCCAGGTTCTTTTTCCCCTTTCACAAAAGGGCATGAATCCATTGTCCTAAGGGCATTACCTTTATTTGATGAAATAATTATAAGTATCGGAATTAATTCTGCTAAAAATGATTATTTTTCTATTGACGAAAGGGTTCAATGGGCAGAAAGCGTATTCAAAAACTACGATAATATTAAAGTAGAACGCTATGAAGGGCTAACGATTGATCATTGTTTAAAGATGGGAGCTAAATATATACTTAGAGGTCTACGTAATTCCCACGACTTTAAATATGAAAAAGGGATTGCTCAGATGAATCATTCAATGGAAAATGGCATTGAAACTATCTTTATAATTACTGAACCCAAATACTCTCACATAAGTTCAACAATTGTTAGAGACATTATTAAAAACGGCGGTGACGTTAGTCAATTTTTACCTAAAGATATATCACTTTAA
- a CDS encoding NUDIX domain-containing protein → MYEVFINHHSLVISNYQEKEMDYSFHFDDSFSWPKLFKHINVKKPLKFCVYADNYELIWKTFKSNFETIIAAGGLVVNDQKILMIYRNGKWDLPKGKLEEGESIDVCARREVQEECGLNDLEIMTKLTNTYHTYEQNGQAILKETHWYLMSSSQNSGLLPQIEEGIDEVKWVNKGDISTYLKNTFENIKRVFESYNGLK, encoded by the coding sequence ATGTATGAAGTTTTTATAAATCATCACTCTTTAGTTATCTCTAATTATCAAGAAAAAGAGATGGACTATTCATTTCATTTTGACGACTCATTCTCTTGGCCTAAATTGTTTAAGCATATCAACGTTAAAAAACCTTTGAAATTTTGTGTGTATGCTGATAATTATGAGTTAATCTGGAAGACTTTCAAGTCGAACTTTGAAACAATCATTGCAGCTGGCGGATTGGTTGTCAATGATCAGAAGATACTTATGATTTACAGGAATGGGAAATGGGATTTGCCTAAGGGTAAACTAGAAGAAGGAGAGAGTATTGATGTTTGTGCAAGAAGAGAAGTTCAAGAAGAATGTGGTCTTAATGATTTAGAAATTATGACTAAGCTCACAAATACATACCACACTTATGAACAAAATGGTCAAGCTATTTTAAAAGAAACACATTGGTATTTGATGAGCTCTTCACAAAACAGTGGTTTATTGCCTCAAATTGAAGAAGGAATCGATGAAGTAAAATGGGTAAATAAAGGCGATATTTCGACTTACTTAAAAAATACATTTGAAAATATTAAGCGAGTTTTTGAAAGCTATAATGGCTTAAAGTGA
- a CDS encoding orotate phosphoribosyltransferase, translating to MILDTETAKQVAKSLLQIKAIILNPSDPFVWASGWKSPIYCDNRITLSHSEVRTFIRQHLVEGILSKYGKPDVIAGVATGAIAHGVLVAQELGLPFVYVRASAKEHGRQNLIEGKIESGQSVVVIEDLISSGKSSLAAVKALEDGGFKVNGMGAIFSYGFQEAEQNFKNANCELFTLGNYETLISQALETKYISNDEVKLLKEWRESPSTWKK from the coding sequence ATGATTTTGGATACAGAAACAGCCAAGCAAGTTGCAAAATCCTTATTGCAAATCAAAGCTATAATTTTAAACCCAAGTGACCCTTTCGTTTGGGCTTCTGGATGGAAATCACCAATATATTGTGACAACCGAATTACACTATCTCATTCGGAGGTAAGAACGTTTATTAGGCAACATTTAGTCGAAGGAATACTTTCAAAGTATGGCAAGCCTGACGTTATTGCTGGTGTAGCTACAGGCGCTATTGCACATGGCGTTCTTGTTGCTCAAGAATTAGGTCTTCCATTTGTTTATGTAAGAGCTTCTGCAAAAGAACACGGCAGACAAAACCTTATAGAAGGTAAGATTGAAAGTGGACAGTCTGTAGTTGTAATTGAAGACTTAATTAGTAGTGGAAAAAGCAGTCTTGCAGCTGTCAAAGCTTTAGAAGATGGCGGCTTTAAAGTAAATGGCATGGGAGCTATATTCAGTTACGGATTTCAGGAAGCTGAGCAAAACTTCAAAAACGCCAATTGCGAACTTTTTACTTTAGGAAATTACGAAACACTCATAAGTCAAGCCCTTGAAACTAAGTATATTTCTAATGATGAAGTTAAACTATTAAAAGAATGGAGAGAAAGCCCTTCAACTTGGAAAAAATAA
- a CDS encoding DUF3822 family protein, with product MKKPLELDQCQMRLSTEIGVNNPAFSSFDLKALELHSLPQECHISIQIGLNGLSYCIRNDKEILGIESYEQSLSQIEKIFKENNWLSKRYVSSIISITTKKSTLVPSTIFSNEYRKDLLKLNHRKIEELDILTDEISILDSHCVYGISKAEQDIITTHLPSSKVKHFSSRYIPHLLSENKNFDGQKMIVNVTHNQICISVFDHSKFIYHNVFNYKNAHDCIYYVLFTCEQVELNPENIVLEFMGDISKDDEIFTLAYTYVRTIEFSQRKVSVSQNIEKINSHNFYSLIHQHLCE from the coding sequence TTGAAAAAACCATTAGAGTTGGATCAATGTCAGATGCGTCTATCAACGGAAATTGGGGTGAATAATCCAGCTTTTTCATCATTTGACCTAAAAGCATTAGAACTACATTCTTTACCCCAAGAGTGTCACATATCAATTCAAATTGGACTCAACGGCCTCTCCTACTGCATTAGGAATGACAAGGAAATTTTAGGCATTGAATCTTACGAACAATCCCTCTCTCAAATAGAAAAAATTTTTAAAGAAAATAACTGGCTATCTAAAAGATATGTCTCTTCTATTATTAGTATTACAACCAAGAAAAGCACATTAGTTCCTTCAACAATTTTTTCAAACGAGTATAGAAAAGACCTATTGAAGCTCAACCATAGGAAAATAGAGGAACTGGATATTCTCACAGATGAAATCAGTATTCTTGATAGCCATTGTGTTTACGGGATTTCCAAAGCTGAACAAGATATAATTACAACCCATCTGCCCAGCTCAAAAGTAAAACACTTTTCTAGTAGATACATTCCCCATTTACTCTCTGAAAATAAAAATTTTGATGGTCAAAAAATGATTGTTAATGTCACCCACAATCAGATATGTATTAGTGTTTTTGACCACTCTAAATTTATTTACCATAACGTTTTCAATTATAAGAATGCACATGACTGTATCTACTATGTATTGTTTACTTGCGAACAAGTCGAATTAAATCCAGAGAATATAGTTCTTGAATTCATGGGTGATATTTCAAAAGATGATGAAATATTTACTTTAGCATACACCTACGTTAGAACAATAGAATTTAGCCAACGAAAAGTAAGTGTAAGCCAAAATATTGAAAAAATAAATTCTCATAATTTTTATTCTTTAATACATCAGCACTTGTGCGAATAA
- a CDS encoding T9SS type A sorting domain-containing protein, whose protein sequence is ELESSNAGALSFFKVKIKETSLAELDPKTPELSNFTEVYNSNCTFNSGANKIIFSSPFVWNGTDNLIIEFSFTNSEPTNSIQLSAENASNNGLIANNGYAVDLSNNASIEVPVDAISSISDEITISFWVFGYPELLPSNTWTVDAIKTDGVRAFNVHLPWSDSNVYFDCGSENSDFDRIYKSANVDELEGQWNHWAFTKNTNSGEMKIYLNGSLWHSGTGKTKPIDISSMKIKGYKGIMDEVRIWDKELSQTEISEWKSISLNNSHPNYSNLVAYYKMDEGSDTLLNDLSTNNLVANSSSPYFWKKTRGKSLSRFFKSSSKRPKLTLFRGDYTLNVNSTTVTDSVLIEPHLVQEYNINPNPGTLEDDEVNTVFENSYWGLESKTFNGETGQEISSTSVNSEGTITINQLEYYRRWPAKIEIMSFVTPYGLGLNLGPTGKTWTFDMTDFLPVFNGKKRMTMERGGQWMEDMDIKFLFILGTPPRDVIGFNQLWRPVSRSYSSLESDRYFAPRDIKLNTNAKYYKIRSAITGHGQEGEFIPRQHYININGGATEFNWQVWKECAENPIYPQGGTWIYDRAGWCPGAPTDVKHYDITELVGNNSTVSIDYGVLNASGTSNYIINNQLITYGEINHDLDASVVEVREPSNRVEFSRYNSICHTPKVVIKNTGKTTLTTLVIKYWINNATSPQSYNWTGSLDFNETETVSLPSPLSLWLTVNPSNNVFHVEVSSPNGSADEYEHNNLYHSEFEIPDVLPEEIVIYFKTNNVGSESSYKIIDNEGNSVFSRSGLGNNTTYRDTIQLEYGCYTFRVDDSDDDGIDFWANNNGVGACRIFKPGSGLIKNFDGDFGDNINFNFTVGSPLKYEDFYETSRLSIYPNPANDIFFVEGEEVENAEINILDSQGREVNLSHSTSKNKLSYDSGKLPNGIYLIQIIGDKINETKRLIID, encoded by the coding sequence TAGAATTGGAAAGTTCAAATGCTGGGGCTCTAAGCTTTTTTAAAGTAAAAATTAAAGAAACTTCACTTGCTGAATTAGACCCCAAAACACCAGAACTCTCAAATTTCACAGAAGTTTATAACAGCAACTGCACTTTCAATAGTGGAGCTAATAAAATTATTTTTTCAAGCCCTTTTGTTTGGAACGGAACTGACAATCTAATTATAGAATTTTCATTTACAAACTCTGAACCTACAAACTCCATACAGTTGAGTGCAGAAAACGCTTCTAATAATGGGTTGATTGCAAATAATGGCTATGCTGTGGATTTATCTAATAACGCTTCTATTGAAGTTCCTGTTGATGCCATATCATCTATTTCTGATGAAATTACAATATCCTTTTGGGTATTTGGATATCCAGAATTATTACCCTCTAACACATGGACCGTTGATGCCATTAAAACAGATGGCGTAAGAGCCTTTAATGTTCACTTACCTTGGAGTGATAGTAATGTGTATTTTGACTGTGGTAGTGAAAATTCTGATTTTGATAGAATTTATAAATCTGCAAATGTCGATGAATTGGAGGGGCAATGGAACCATTGGGCTTTTACAAAAAACACCAATTCTGGAGAAATGAAAATTTATCTCAACGGAAGCCTATGGCATAGCGGAACAGGTAAGACAAAACCAATAGATATAAGTTCTATGAAAATCAAAGGGTATAAAGGGATAATGGATGAGGTTAGAATATGGGACAAAGAATTATCACAAACTGAAATCAGTGAATGGAAAAGCATTTCATTAAATAATAGTCATCCAAATTATAGTAATCTGGTTGCTTATTATAAAATGGATGAAGGCTCAGACACTTTGTTAAATGATCTTTCAACTAATAATTTAGTTGCTAATTCTTCTAGCCCATATTTTTGGAAAAAAACACGAGGAAAATCACTAAGTCGTTTTTTCAAGTCCAGCTCAAAGCGTCCTAAATTAACATTATTCAGAGGAGATTATACTCTAAACGTTAACTCAACTACGGTTACTGACTCAGTTTTAATAGAACCACATCTTGTGCAAGAATATAACATTAACCCAAACCCTGGAACGCTAGAAGATGATGAAGTAAATACCGTCTTCGAAAATTCATATTGGGGATTAGAATCAAAAACATTTAATGGGGAAACTGGTCAAGAAATTTCATCCACATCAGTAAATAGCGAAGGCACAATTACAATTAATCAATTAGAATATTATAGACGATGGCCAGCAAAAATTGAAATTATGTCTTTCGTTACACCCTATGGCTTAGGGCTTAATTTAGGTCCTACAGGAAAAACTTGGACTTTTGATATGACTGACTTCTTGCCTGTTTTTAATGGTAAAAAAAGAATGACAATGGAAAGAGGGGGGCAATGGATGGAAGACATGGATATTAAGTTTTTATTTATTTTAGGTACACCACCAAGAGACGTTATCGGCTTTAATCAGTTATGGCGACCTGTAAGCAGATCGTATAGCTCTTTAGAAAGTGACCGTTACTTTGCTCCTAGAGATATCAAACTCAATACCAACGCCAAATACTATAAGATACGTTCAGCCATCACTGGTCATGGGCAGGAAGGCGAATTCATTCCTAGACAACACTACATAAACATTAATGGCGGAGCAACGGAATTCAATTGGCAAGTATGGAAAGAATGTGCAGAAAACCCTATCTACCCTCAAGGAGGAACATGGATTTATGACCGAGCAGGATGGTGTCCAGGGGCTCCTACAGATGTAAAACATTACGATATTACTGAACTTGTCGGTAATAACTCAACAGTATCAATTGATTATGGTGTATTGAACGCTAGTGGAACATCAAACTATATTATCAATAACCAGTTAATCACATACGGTGAAATAAACCATGATTTAGACGCTTCTGTTGTTGAAGTCAGAGAACCATCCAATAGAGTTGAATTTAGTAGGTATAATTCAATATGTCATACTCCTAAGGTAGTGATTAAAAATACAGGTAAAACGACCTTAACGACATTAGTTATTAAGTATTGGATTAATAATGCTACAAGTCCGCAAAGTTATAATTGGACTGGTAGTCTTGATTTTAACGAGACTGAAACAGTAAGTTTACCTTCTCCACTATCACTTTGGCTTACTGTTAACCCTTCAAATAATGTTTTTCATGTTGAAGTAAGTTCACCAAATGGAAGTGCCGACGAGTATGAACACAATAACTTATACCATTCTGAATTCGAAATTCCAGATGTATTACCCGAAGAAATTGTCATTTACTTCAAAACAAATAATGTTGGAAGTGAGAGTAGCTATAAAATAATTGACAATGAAGGAAATAGTGTATTCTCAAGAAGTGGATTGGGTAATAACACCACTTACCGAGATACTATTCAACTAGAATACGGCTGCTATACATTTAGAGTTGATGACTCTGATGATGATGGAATCGACTTTTGGGCAAACAATAATGGTGTGGGTGCGTGTCGAATTTTTAAGCCTGGATCTGGTTTAATTAAGAATTTCGATGGTGATTTTGGTGATAACATTAATTTCAACTTTACAGTAGGGTCTCCTCTTAAATATGAAGATTTTTATGAGACTTCTAGGCTTAGCATTTACCCTAACCCTGCTAATGATATATTTTTTGTTGAAGGAGAAGAAGTGGAGAATGCTGAAATTAATATTCTAGATTCACAAGGAAGAGAAGTCAATTTAAGCCATTCAACATCTAAAAATAAATTATCATATGATTCTGGAAAATTACCAAATGGAATATATCTCATTCAAATAATTGGTGACAAAATCAATGAAACAAAACGTTTAATTATTGATTAA
- the rsmD gene encoding 16S rRNA (guanine(966)-N(2))-methyltransferase RsmD, whose protein sequence is MRIIGGKYKGKSIIAPKNLPVRPTTDFAKESLFNIIRNQIDYDSIKLLELFAGTGNIGYEFASRGCMHITSVDLNFNCIRFIKKVNRELDLKNTVIRSDAFRFIKSCKNQFNFIFADPPYNLDNIGELPDYIFNNDILEKDGILVIEHDNNTDFSESPYFKNVRQYGRVMFSFFNFNA, encoded by the coding sequence GTGCGAATAATTGGCGGAAAATATAAAGGCAAATCAATTATTGCCCCAAAAAATTTGCCCGTAAGACCTACAACAGATTTTGCAAAGGAAAGTTTATTCAACATTATTAGAAATCAAATTGATTACGATTCTATTAAACTTCTCGAACTCTTTGCTGGAACAGGCAATATTGGATACGAATTTGCTTCAAGAGGGTGTATGCACATAACATCTGTAGATTTAAACTTTAACTGCATTAGGTTTATTAAAAAAGTAAATAGAGAGCTTGATTTAAAAAATACGGTAATTCGTTCTGACGCTTTTCGCTTCATAAAATCATGTAAAAACCAATTCAATTTTATTTTTGCCGACCCTCCTTACAATCTAGATAACATCGGAGAACTTCCTGACTATATTTTCAATAATGATATTTTAGAAAAAGACGGTATACTTGTAATAGAACACGATAATAATACTGATTTTAGTGAATCACCTTATTTCAAAAATGTTCGACAGTATGGTCGAGTAATGTTTAGTTTTTTTAACTTTAACGCATGA
- a CDS encoding 1-acyl-sn-glycerol-3-phosphate acyltransferase has translation MKKVISHAILKIMGWKIVGDIPSVKKYVIILAPHTSNWDFIIGRCFGYILGIEAKFLGKSQLFKFPYGWIFTLMGGIPVDRSRHNNLVSFAIDLFNKSDELVLGLAPEGSRSKVDAWKLGFYHIAVGANIPIAISYLDYKNKEAGVKTMFLPEGEIEKDLKSIEDIYKNVHAKHPKKYNSKIF, from the coding sequence ATGAAGAAGGTAATATCACATGCTATTTTAAAAATTATGGGATGGAAAATCGTTGGTGATATTCCATCAGTAAAAAAGTATGTCATTATACTTGCCCCTCACACCAGTAACTGGGACTTTATCATTGGTAGATGCTTTGGATATATATTAGGTATTGAAGCAAAATTCTTAGGTAAAAGCCAGCTGTTTAAATTTCCTTATGGATGGATTTTTACTTTGATGGGGGGTATTCCTGTCGATAGAAGTAGGCACAATAATTTAGTATCCTTTGCTATTGATTTGTTCAATAAAAGCGATGAACTAGTTTTAGGGTTAGCTCCTGAGGGTAGTCGTTCTAAAGTAGATGCTTGGAAGTTGGGTTTCTATCACATTGCAGTAGGGGCAAATATTCCTATAGCTATTTCATATTTAGACTACAAGAACAAAGAAGCCGGTGTAAAAACGATGTTTTTGCCAGAGGGTGAAATTGAAAAAGATTTAAAGAGCATTGAAGACATTTATAAAAATGTTCATGCAAAACACCCTAAAAAATACAATTCTAAAATTTTCTAA
- a CDS encoding AAA family ATPase — translation MNTNKLQQLLVKNFKHDLTTQQSEVVNQLSEFVEESSSNSLFLLKGYAGTGKTTLISSLINSLWSVGKKVVLLAPTGRAAKVLSTYSKKSAFTIHKKIYWIRTNSQGNSYVALQENKHTNTIFIVDEASMIPDVNDKGFSGRVLLDDLIDYVYSGLMCKLIFVGDTAQLPPVHLDISPALDHNLLGVKYRKDVYSAELTQVVRQKSSSLVLKNATDLRNTITKDETSYPKISCDDDVLRLDVGMDIQDALEDAYSTSGVEGTVVICRSNKRANLYNQQIRLRIRGHEEEISSGDFLMVVRNNYFWLPEGSKAGFIANGDTIEVMRIYEINELYNRRFARISARLVDYPDEDYIECVVMLDTLTSESPAMTYEEYKALYDEVSKDYNDIPQKAKRNKEIKLNPFFNALQVKFAYAITCHKSQGGQWENVFVEQGYFIDDMLNKEYFRWLYTAMTRTTKRLFLINFKKDFFN, via the coding sequence ATGAATACAAATAAACTTCAGCAATTACTCGTTAAAAATTTTAAGCACGATCTTACTACTCAACAGTCTGAAGTGGTTAATCAATTATCTGAATTTGTTGAAGAATCTAGCTCCAACAGCCTTTTTCTTCTAAAAGGGTATGCAGGTACAGGAAAAACGACCTTAATAAGCTCACTTATAAATAGTTTGTGGTCAGTCGGCAAGAAAGTAGTGCTTTTAGCGCCTACAGGCAGAGCTGCTAAAGTCCTTTCGACTTATTCTAAAAAATCAGCATTCACTATACACAAAAAAATATATTGGATTCGAACCAATTCTCAAGGTAATTCATACGTAGCTTTACAAGAGAATAAGCATACAAATACAATTTTTATTGTAGATGAAGCCTCGATGATTCCTGATGTGAATGATAAAGGGTTTAGTGGAAGAGTATTGTTAGATGATTTGATCGACTACGTCTATTCAGGTCTAATGTGTAAGTTGATTTTTGTGGGCGATACCGCTCAATTACCCCCTGTACATTTAGATATAAGCCCAGCCTTAGATCACAATCTTCTAGGGGTTAAATATAGAAAAGATGTATATAGTGCCGAGCTTACTCAGGTTGTCAGGCAAAAGTCATCTTCTTTAGTATTGAAAAATGCTACAGACTTAAGAAACACTATTACAAAAGATGAAACTTCATATCCAAAAATTAGTTGCGATGATGATGTTTTGCGCTTAGATGTTGGAATGGATATTCAGGATGCTTTAGAAGATGCTTATTCAACCTCTGGTGTTGAAGGAACTGTTGTAATATGTCGTTCGAATAAACGCGCCAACCTATACAATCAACAAATTCGTTTGCGAATAAGAGGACATGAAGAAGAGATTTCCTCAGGTGATTTTCTAATGGTTGTGAGAAATAATTATTTCTGGTTACCAGAAGGCAGTAAAGCTGGTTTTATTGCTAATGGAGACACTATTGAAGTGATGCGGATTTATGAAATTAATGAACTTTACAATCGTCGTTTTGCCCGTATTTCAGCAAGACTTGTTGACTATCCTGACGAAGATTATATCGAATGTGTGGTAATGTTAGATACATTGACTTCTGAGAGTCCCGCTATGACTTATGAAGAATATAAAGCATTGTATGATGAGGTGTCGAAAGACTACAACGATATTCCTCAAAAAGCAAAACGCAATAAAGAAATTAAATTGAACCCATTTTTTAATGCCCTTCAGGTAAAGTTTGCATATGCTATTACATGTCATAAATCCCAAGGGGGGCAATGGGAGAATGTTTTTGTTGAACAAGGTTATTTTATTGATGATATGTTAAATAAAGAATATTTTAGATGGTTGTATACTGCTATGACAAGAACAACAAAAAGATTATTTTTGATTAACTTTAAAAAGGATTTTTTCAATTAA